Part of the Labrenzia sp. CE80 genome, GATGGAACAGTCGCCTGCTCTCAACCCTTGACTGATCTTCTCTGCAATGGCCGATGTCTTAGTCGCTGGTGCGCCAACAGCCTCAAGTTCCTGCAGGGCTGCCATTTCAACAATTCTGAAAAGGATTGGGTCGGCACTCTCTGGAATGCGCTGTAGGCTTTGGAGAGGCAACAGTATACGGTTTTCGTCAGCGTCAAACACAATTTGACCGCTGTGTCTCTCAAGAAAAGCGCCGGTATGGCGTGGCTGCTTAGCAGACATCTCCATTCGAACCAGTGCTTGCCCCTCGCTGCCAACTCTTTCAATTCGGCCGCAGAGATAGGCCATGAATCCATAGGCAAATTGCGCGTACGGTCCGAAGTGATCCGGAAATGAGAAGCTGAGGACAGCAAAGTGCTGATTTTCTTGGTAGGTGACCGTCATGCAATTGCTGCGGGCAGGGCAGAAACGCGCCCAGTTTCGCAGGCCCTCTCTGAGGCTGGAAGCGCAAAGGAACACATAGTCGAACACGCTTTCGTAGCCGACCGGGGCCTGATCAAAGACGTCAAAGATGCGCGCATCATCGTCGAGTTTTTCAGCGAAGAACTCGAAGGCCAGGAGTGCAGACCTGACACCGATATGGTTTTCGGGGTCGTTTAGATCTTCAGGGTCGAGGCCACAATCCAGCAGCGCGGCGTCCCAGTTGATATCGTTCTGACGAGCAGCTTCGCCGAGATACTTGAGAGGCCTCGCAATGACCCATTCACTCTCCATTGGCGCGAGCATCACTCTTTCCCAGCTCTAGTTTTTAGACGGCCGCTCTTGAGGGCGACCAAAGGCCTTATCCAGAAATAAAAAGGTTGCGCTCTTGACCTCTCTGCAGTTTAGGCGCGTGTTTCTCATCACAGCAAGAAAGGCATAAAAGTGGCAATTTTACGCTTCATCTCCTGTTGGCCTGATCTCTATATGCTTTCAGAGACTAGCCGAACCACGCTTTTGTGGTACGCGAGAATGCGCTCGTTTCTGAAAAACCAGCGGATGGCAGATTTCCTTCATCGACAGTTACGTGTCGTGAAGATAGTACTGAGCAAGGGATTTGCTTTTTTCTTCAATAAGTTGACGGAAAGTGGCTCATTCGTCAGAGATCACGCGCTGGAGTTGGCGTTCTGAGATGTCGAGAGTGGAGGAAACGGCGGCGATCGAAATGTGGCCATTTCTGAGCTGTGTGTTGATCGCTGCCACAATCTTGCCAAACGGGCTTTCGATACCGATCTCGGCCGTGACGTCTTCAAGAGCCGCTTTTCAAACAAGCGGCAAAGGTGTGATTCGGAGCGAGGCGGCTGTTAATCGAGAACCTCGGCAGGAATGAAAATGCGGGTCCTAGGACAATCAAACTGAATCTTTGAAAGATGTTTTGTCAGAAAAGCCGCTTGTGCCGAGGGAGCTGGCGCATCAATTTCGATGCGGATCGCGTCAGGGTTTCCTTCAGAGAGTGTCATTGACCCGTATTCCCATGCCCCCCAATCGGTTTTCGACTGATTTGAGGAGCAGTCGATAACAGGTTACGCGCAGGCGGGTCTCCAGCGTCAGTGGGGCCTAGTCTAGCTGCTGGTGATCGTGCGTCTGATTTCCTTGGGAGGCTGGCCGTACCAGGACTTAACTGCGCGCGAGAATGTACTGATTTCTGAAAATCCAAGCAGAAAAGCTATTTCTTTCATGGGAAGGTTTGTTTCGCGCAGATAGCGTCCAGCCGCTGAGCGACGGATTTCCTCGGTCATTTGGCGGAACGAAGTCCCTTCTTCTGCGAGAAGACGTTGAATTGACCTTTGCGAGATGCCCAGATTGGCAGCTACCGTCTGCAAGCTGCATGTGCCGGTTTTCATGGTCTCCGAAATTTCGTCAGCAATCCTGTAGAGCGGTGAACCACGTTGGGCAAAGGAAGCTTGCTCCTCGCGGGCCGCTTTTTGAATGATTGAGTAAAGGTTTTCATCATTCCGCTTTGGCACCTGTGACAGGACCTCCTTGCTGAAGACGAGGCAGTTTCGTGATTGGCCGAACTGGATACTGTCGCCGTAGCGCTCCTGAAGCATTGATGTTTTGGAAGGCGCATTTGCAATCAGTTCGACTCTGATCGGCGCGGGGCTTTGATCAAGCGCCATTTCGACGCGCTTTAATGACCAGCCGATGCGCGCAAACATGTTCTGAGTGTAAATGCCCAGCCGAGGTGGAATAACCCACTCCAGGGTACCAGTTGTCTCATCTTCGGCAAATGTAATCGAGACACAATTGGTTCTCATCGCGAGGAAGCGTTTCCACGCGAGGCAACCGTCTCTCAGAGACGGCGCGCAGACGAAAAGATAGTCGTAGAGCGTAAACTTGCCGAGGTCCATCTCGTAGAAAATGTCAAAAAGTGCGGCGTCGTCCTCCAGGACTTCGGCAACATGTTCAAAGACAGCAGTGGTTGCGCGGAAAGGCACCACGCCATCGGGCTCCGCCAGTGCCTTGAGATCAAAAACAAATCTATCCGCCAGTGTCTGCCAGCAGAATTTTTCCGAAGGAAGCGCCATTTTCAGTGCGTTCAGAATTTCTGATCGTGCCCATTCATTGATGGCATTCATTTTTGTTGCTTCGCCCTCTGCACCCAGGTCCCACTATATCAATATAGCGCGACGTTCGTGAGCTTAAATCGTAAAAAATGCCGAACATCAAAGGGGTAGAGTGGGGAAGACTGGTCGTCAATATTCTAGGTAAAGCTATGGCCAAGGCAAAACGGGCGACAAGTTTCCTCGCTGCCCGTTGTCTTTCCTAGGTCTGACCGCTGAAGCAGAAAGGCGTTTTGGTCACGCTGCTTCGTCTTTTGCTGCGACCACAGGCGGGAACTTGCCGTAGAAAGTGTCCCCGGTCTTCGCCATGTCACGCAGCAGTTTGTTCGGTTTGAAGCGCGGGCCCCATTTGCGGGTGAACTTCTTGCACAGATCGACGAATTCGGTTGTTCCCATGGTGTCGATGTAGCTCAGGGTCCCGCCGGAATAGGGGGAAAAGCCGAAGCCGAGGATCGATCCCACATCCGCTTCACGAACGTCGGTAAGGCACTTTTCCTCAAAGATGCGCGCGGTTTCCAGCGCCTGCATGACCAGCAGGCGCTGTTGAAGTTCCTTGATGTTGAAACCCTCAGCGGGCTTTGGCTGTCCGACAACGTCAGGGATGCCAGGCCACAGTTTTTTGTCTCGCCCGGCGTAGTCATAAAAGCCCTTGCCGTTCTTCCGGCCAAACCTTTCGCGCTTCACGACCATCTCTTCAAGAATGTTGTCGAGCGGTCCTTCGACGTATTTTACACCCAGGTCCTTACGGGTGGCCGAGACGATTTTCCAGGCGAGGTCGAGCGCGACCTCATCCCCCAATGACAGGGGACCGACCGGCATGCCGGCCATCCGGCCCGCATTTTCAATCATGGCGGCTGGAACACCATCAGCCAGCATCATCAGGCCTTCGCGAATGTAGGTCATCACGACGCGTGATGTGTAAAAACCGCGGCTGTCATTGACCACGATCGGCGTCTTCTTGATGGCCTTGATATAGTCGAGCGCCATGGCCAGCGCCCGGTCAGACGTCTTCTTGCCCATGATGACCTCGACCAGCATCATCTTGTCGACCGGCGAGAAGAAGTGAATGCCAATGAAGTTTTTGGGACGACTGGAGGCTTCAGCCAGAGAGGAGATCGGCAAAGTCGAGGTGTTCGACGCAAAGATCGCGCGGGACTTCATGGCCGCCTCGGCCTGTTCCGTAACAGCCTTCTTGATTTCTCGGTCTTCGAAGACAGCCTCGATGACAAGGTCGCAATCACCAAGTGCGTCATAGTCGGTCGTCGCGTTGATGCGCGACAGCAGCTTTTCTTTCTGCTCTTCCGTCGAACGCCCGCGCTGGATCGCTTTTGTCAGAAGACCTTCTGAATAGGACTTGCCCTTGTCGGCGGTTTCCTGACTGCGATCGATAAGCACAACGTCGATACCGGCCTGTGCGCTGACATAGGCAATGCCGGCACCCATGAAACCGGCGCCGAGAATGCCGACCTTCTTGATCTTGTTCGGGCGCTGATCGACCGGACGGCGTGCTCCCTTGTTCAACTCCTGCATGGAGACAAACAGGGACCGGATCATGTTGCTCGCTTCCGGGCTTTGCAGGACCTTGGCGAAGTAGCGGCTTTCAACCTGAAGCGCGAGGTCCATTGGCAGCTGAAGGCCTTCGACCACCGCATGGAGCAGGTAACGTGGTCCAGGATAGTTGTCGAAGGTTTCGCGGCGATAGATCGCGTTGGCTGCCGGCCAGAACTGGAAACCTGCCGGTGAGTAGACTTTGCCGTTCGGCAGCTTGAAACCCTTTTTGTCCCATGGCTTGACGGGGTCGACACCGGCTGTGAGCAACTTCTTTGCCGTT contains:
- a CDS encoding AraC family transcriptional regulator, which encodes MLAPMESEWVIARPLKYLGEAARQNDINWDAALLDCGLDPEDLNDPENHIGVRSALLAFEFFAEKLDDDARIFDVFDQAPVGYESVFDYVFLCASSLREGLRNWARFCPARSNCMTVTYQENQHFAVLSFSFPDHFGPYAQFAYGFMAYLCGRIERVGSEGQALVRMEMSAKQPRHTGAFLERHSGQIVFDADENRILLPLQSLQRIPESADPILFRIVEMAALQELEAVGAPATKTSAIAEKISQGLRAGDCSIEYVASSLGMSNRSLQRALENEGTSYRKVHDDVRRSIAQRYLVDTDIPIKEIAFLLGFSEVSAFSRAVRNWFGLAPRALRRQPSSGMPKPQVTRAP
- a CDS encoding AraC family transcriptional regulator, which gives rise to MNAINEWARSEILNALKMALPSEKFCWQTLADRFVFDLKALAEPDGVVPFRATTAVFEHVAEVLEDDAALFDIFYEMDLGKFTLYDYLFVCAPSLRDGCLAWKRFLAMRTNCVSITFAEDETTGTLEWVIPPRLGIYTQNMFARIGWSLKRVEMALDQSPAPIRVELIANAPSKTSMLQERYGDSIQFGQSRNCLVFSKEVLSQVPKRNDENLYSIIQKAAREEQASFAQRGSPLYRIADEISETMKTGTCSLQTVAANLGISQRSIQRLLAEEGTSFRQMTEEIRRSAAGRYLRETNLPMKEIAFLLGFSEISTFSRAVKSWYGQPPKEIRRTITSS
- a CDS encoding 3-hydroxyacyl-CoA dehydrogenase NAD-binding domain-containing protein → MTYKNFTIETDANGIATITWDMADKSMNVIDLSVMEDLDRLVDDVANDDAIKGAVITSGKAAFSGGADLTMVEGLLQNFHKQKSKDPEAAARALFDGSRKLSLIYRKMETCGKPFVATLTGACMGGGTELALACHARVAADDDGFKMGLPEVKVGLFPGAGGTQRVMRMADGQQGMQFLLQGRTLRSKQAKSMKLVDEIVPPKKLVETAKKLLTAGVDPVKPWDKKGFKLPNGKVYSPAGFQFWPAANAIYRRETFDNYPGPRYLLHAVVEGLQLPMDLALQVESRYFAKVLQSPEASNMIRSLFVSMQELNKGARRPVDQRPNKIKKVGILGAGFMGAGIAYVSAQAGIDVVLIDRSQETADKGKSYSEGLLTKAIQRGRSTEEQKEKLLSRINATTDYDALGDCDLVIEAVFEDREIKKAVTEQAEAAMKSRAIFASNTSTLPISSLAEASSRPKNFIGIHFFSPVDKMMLVEVIMGKKTSDRALAMALDYIKAIKKTPIVVNDSRGFYTSRVVMTYIREGLMMLADGVPAAMIENAGRMAGMPVGPLSLGDEVALDLAWKIVSATRKDLGVKYVEGPLDNILEEMVVKRERFGRKNGKGFYDYAGRDKKLWPGIPDVVGQPKPAEGFNIKELQQRLLVMQALETARIFEEKCLTDVREADVGSILGFGFSPYSGGTLSYIDTMGTTEFVDLCKKFTRKWGPRFKPNKLLRDMAKTGDTFYGKFPPVVAAKDEAA